The segment TGAAATAACAATTACAATAATGAACACATGAGAAatgcaagataaaaaaatattaaaagaataatagagatgaaacataagaaaaaaacactatccactatatattgcaataattatccataatattttttttattatttttttacttgattattttttatttttattttaatccttttatatcGAGTCAATTTAAGATTCAACttggtattttattttggtttgttctATATAAAACTTTCATAATATCAATAATAGATTCTGACACTAAATTAATACTTGCTTCgacaagataaaatataatttttataattcaaatcaattaaaaattttgaaccTGAATTCCAATCTAAAACAAAcacttcacctttttttttaaataaacaaatttatctcAACTTTTCAACTTAATATTCgaatgaaattaatatatttattatcatttattactatatataatttttaatttattttattgaatgcatatataaattttttaatgggcagctaaatttttcttgataataataaaatattaataacgtTTGCACCTTTTGTTTTAtgctgagaaaaaaaatgcgTCATCCATCAGTAtaacacataaaattaaagtaaataattatttaacttttttctgatttaaacaaaaattattaatattttttttatgttaagatGTAGCTTATACACGAACCAAAACTAAGCACACTTTCTGGGTGATTTTTAAGGCACACATATTTAGAGAAACTTAATAAATTTCTCAAAGTGTAAACCCAAGGTTTGAATCTAATGCTTCTTTAATCATCCCTTTAAGattataaatatgtttgataTGGAATAACTTGACTTAAATCAACCCTTTTTATGCACAGTGATATTTTCAGGAGCCGTTTTGatgtcatcttcttttttttatttttttattttttatataatattgttttaattttatttttttaacattttttaaagaaatgtaCTTATTTAGTTAGATAGTTCATGTTAACGAAAGTTTCAAGGTAAGGTCATATCTTTCATTCAATCCCGACTTGACTCTCAAATGGACTGACCATGACCCGTAACATCTTTAACCTAATCTTTGTCTGCCCCCAAGCATAGGGGTAttaatttaaggtttttttaattcagaatgtgatagatattatttttaaattattttttatttaaaatatattaaaatatttttttatatttgttttttgaaatcatcatatcaaattgaaattgaaaaaaaacaaaaaaacattggtAAATAACCATGCCAAACAGAACATAAAATCCATTCCCAACTTGAACTCGAAACTCTTCCAACCTGGTTATGATGAACTTCAAGTCTCTGGATCCAATCCCTGCATGAACCTCAAAGATCCTAGATTCAATCTTGGCTCATTCCGTGAGTGCCAGAAGCCATCCTAACACCCCAAACTTGGGTAATAATTAGGTTAATAATTGAATCATCATCTAACTATTAAAGTGGTATTTgtccaactatttttttttattttttagttttaaattaattatttttttatattttgatgtgtttatatcaaaaataaaattataaaaattataaaaaaattattttaatatatttttaagcgaaaaaaacactttaaaaaacaatctaaatcaTATTCTTGAAAGTGAACTAAATCATCATAGGTTACTAgtgtaaaaaacaagttttgaaagcTTTAAAAAATCACTCCCAATGGTTTTCAAAAGTCTTGAAAACCAGTGTCATTTctcatttattgaaaataaaaataaaaagttttcttGACTTATTTAAATgtgttttgaagaaaaaaaatgacaccaAACAATCCCTTAACCAATCATGTTTGCTTTCGCCTActtgaaataagaaataaagatGGTAAAAGCAAGCCAAGAGCAGCTAAAATAAGaaggaattgagtttttttttttttttttgccctttttagTGGCAATGCAGGTCTATCTTTCCCTGTTCTTTTTCACTGAACCTGATCGCTCTCTGTTTTACATGGCAATTTTACCAAATCTGATTCAATTCAACTTACCTAAGGCTCAAACTCTAATGACATAAACCATGTTACTCCAAAATGATAACAGGAGAGTACAATTTCCAGATCTACAACATAAAGGAAAACTTTTCCGTTTTGAAGACTTGGCTGCTGTGAATTTGAAGACTTGAGAAAGTTTCATCGCAAAGCTATAAACCAATAAGATGATAAGATGGAGCACATAGATGCAAGAAATCTTCTCATAAAAGAGTATAGTTTACATTGCTACTACAACATgaatgggattttttttctttcttttctttttccatgttCAAGTGTTGGTGGAGATGGGTATTTGAGCGGTGACTTGAGAAATTTCTCTTACGAGGGCCAATTTCTATACCAACCAGCCCATGCGGAGACCAACCCGCTAACACCAAGAGTAACAGCATGGTTGCAAAATGGGTTGGGCTCAATATCTGCGAGAGCAATAATGAAATCCGCAACGTTAGCCGCGACGGCCATCAACCTCATCACTCTGTCTGCTCTGATCTTCCTTAGGCTCTCTGTCGCATCCTTTGAAGTATCTTCTTTTGAAGAAGTTAAGAGCCTTCTCTCTTCATTTAGTCcttcttttattataataaaatcagatatgatgaaaaatatatagCCAAAAGACTCACCAAATGCTGAAATGAAGCTCATCCTTCCGGCCAGCTTTGCGTCCAGAGTTCCAATTCTTGATAGCCAAAGAAAATGGTCGAAAAAGAAATAGACCATTTCTCCTGCATTAGCAAGAACAGCTAGGATC is part of the Populus nigra chromosome 8, ddPopNigr1.1, whole genome shotgun sequence genome and harbors:
- the LOC133701268 gene encoding peroxisomal membrane protein 11B-like, giving the protein MNDTVDKLVIFLAKRDGIDKLVKTFQYVSKLVRWQVEATHPDVARRFQQWEVASGLGRKAFRTGRFLTGFNALRRGPGSTPTFKILAVLANAGEMVYFFFDHFLWLSRIGTLDAKLAGRMSFISAFGESFGYIFFIISDFIIIKEGLNEERRLLTSSKEDTSKDATESLRKIRADRVMRLMAVAANVADFIIALADIEPNPFCNHAVTLGVSGLVSAWAGWYRNWPS